ACAACTTCTTCCGGTCTAACCGGTTATGGACAGTGCAGTTCTTTGCAAAGACTACAACTGTTCTGCATTTACAAAATTATATGCTACTACCTTTTTGTTCatctggagataaaaaaaaaaaaaaaaaaaaaaagctgatttgaaAGACTTGGGATAAAGCCTTAGAgttatttggatttttagaaaaaagttgatgagcctgtaaaaaaatatatcttttttttatgggTCTTCacacattatttctttttactgtgCGTCATAGATGAGTTTCAAGGATATTGTCTGACTGCCACTTAGGACCGCAGGCAAATTCATCCTAaaggaaaagcttttttttcccccaagaaaTCAGCAGGTCATTTTATTGTCTTGTCTAAAGAAAGGTGACTGCTTCCTGGCTGcacaattaaatgaaataaagaaactgtCAGCACTGCATATATTCTTGTGTTCTTGTGTTAGTGTATGTAGATCAGTTGGAAATGACTGTTTTGGTGACACTTCTAAATACAGACGAGCCTGATTCCATACCTAATGCAGATCTAAATCCCTACCATCCACTTTGCACTTTTTCCCTATTCTTCTTCCTGATTTTGTCTTTCCATTTTCTCTGGATCTCCAAGTTGGAAAGATCTCAGAGAAGGCCTCTGTGAGAGAGAGGGTGTACCTGCAACCTGTTCAGACAGATCTGCCCTAATCTTTGAAAGCAAATTGGCTTTAGCTCCAAAAGAGCTTATTTCCACGTCACTCCACCAGCTATCCAAGAAAGCAGGTCACTGTCAGAGAACCTACCCGCTAATCTTTCAGCAGTTAGCAATtgtaaaaggagaaaagtgGGAGTGTTACTGTAAAATTTACATCTAGTTGCAATTTCTACATACACGTTAatgctttttcttcaaaacaaatgcattaatAAAGGATGATTTTAAAGAATACTTCAAAACAAGTAGACAGttacaaaatgtagttttgtgttctttcaaaactacattttgtaaatttgatCATTCCAATGCATGCTTTGCTCTTTTTCCTCTAGTTTCTTTACTCAACTCATTATTCCTCCCTTTGAATGACAACGTTTTGTGAACCGCCCCCCTCTGCCACCTGGCATCAAAGTAGGGGTAAAAAGGACTGTTAGAGGTAAAGATGTGACAGATATTCTGGATGAGTTCAACGCGAGGGAACACATTTGTCCTCCTCAGGGACATAGAGGGATCTAAGCCAAGGACTAAGAGGATTGCAGAGGCCGGGTCAAGGCTTTTAGCACAGGGCACTATAACCTGCTCCCCCTCCATGCTGCAACAGGGAATGAACAAAACTGTTTGAACGTTACTGGACAGGCACACAGACTTATGGAGCTGATTCAGCAATTGTTAATAAAACCATTTGTATTCAAATACAACTTGAGGCAGCAGAGGTAGCttagaaaaactatttacatgttgctaaatttgtttttacttccttcttgttgttttgttgttgtgttttttttgtgtgtgtgtgtcaacaGGTTTGTTGGGGCTTAGAGTTGCATGAAATTGCTGATAGTCTGCAGACCACAGTATGAAACAGGGTGAAGGGTCATTTAGCAGAGTTTAAATCCTTACAAACCTGACCGGCTTCTCACTCATCTCATTAGCAATTAAATGACTAAGAGAGGCTAAGGGAGTGGAAACAGTCAGCGTTTTGCTGGCTCTAGGTCTGTGGAACAGCTTACCCTCTGTGTCGCTGCACTGAAGTATGGAGAGCGACCTCTGCTGGATCCAGTGGGGGGTAAATACAAGAATGATAAAATTTTAGCTACTCTTGAGATAATATTTATCAGTCTATCTCAgtgaattttaatattatttaaaaagttaatatatCTTTTCTAATCTCAATTTAAGAAGTCAAACTAATAAGtaactgatttatttcacagattaacATTGGACGGTCCCAGCGACTGTCTGCTGAACAACTGTCTAGTCTATAAACTTCCCCGTAGTATGACtataacatttctttattttaaaatgtttcctttgtcGACTTAATCTGCAACATACCATTAAGAATCCCTCAACCAACACGATATTACTGATCAGGCAGAGGATATTATGTTTTGGTCCTTCATTTCAGATGGAGCAAAAATactaattgattgattgaaaaacatttatttccaccTAGCAGCacttcagcagaaaaaaatagctCTAAAGTGACGGAGTGCGAAAATTAGTGATTATACATCTTATGttatttcatttccctttgggattaataaagtatttttgaatttgaatgtaGAAGTTGCTTCCTGGTTTGACGTCCTCTCTGACGTCATGGCCATGGTCCTTTGTGGTGCCTGGTGGTGCCCTCAGTTCTGCGGTGATCCGAAAGTCTTGGAAACAAGAAAAGGCAATCGACCAAACTTCTTTCGTATTTTTGTGGAGTTAATGTTCCATCTGGAAAGTCCATTTTTGCTGGAAACCTTTgctgcagacatttttgtttttatttattttttatttttttacgagAGATTCATTTGGACACTACTGGAGTAAAGCGGCATCTAGTGGCGTCTTTATGAAAGTTGAAACTTTATTCACTtaacaatacattaaaaagaaagtgaatTAAAGCAAAGACGCACTACTTTCGACAATTTGTATAgcaatttaatgtatttttgactGTTTATATTATAAATTGGGGGATGTGTGAAATTGATATAGGCTAAATAGAAGCGCAAATTATGCCAGCCGCCGGTGGCGCTGCAGATCCTTCGACAACATTAACAGCTGGTAAAAGCTCATGGGGACGGAGCAGAGCTCAAGATGGAGCGAGCAAGGGGGCTGCCAAACATCCGAACAGGTCCAGGTCCTCCCTGAGGGCGGAAAGAGGCAGAGACACTGAGGCGGGGAAAACCAGATCCGCGGACGGCCGAGAGGGGGAGCCCGAGAGGCTCAACAGAGCAGCTGTCCAGCCAGTTGGTGCTGAGGCTGATCTCACGCCGAACAGGGCGGATGCTGCCAGAGTAGATTCACCAGCACCACCGGGTTGCCGCCCTGCCACAGGCACACCCCGCTTCAAACGCCGCCCTGACCAACAAATCCTGCCCAACAAATCCTCTCCTCTGAGGAGAAAAGAGGATAGCAAGCAGCGGGAGACGAGAAGCGGCGCCGCCGCGGGCTGCGGAGCGGGCCTCGACTTGGACTGGGGGAGAGAAGGATGCTTTCAGGCTGAGCCGATTCACTTTCATCCGCACAGGAGACTGAAAAGGAGAAGCGTGAAGATGCAGACCAAAACGGAGGGCGCTGCTGGGGTAGAGGCCGCGCAGGGTGAGCCGGATCCGGCGGGGGAGACGGAGGAGGCGTCCGTGACACAGCAGGACCAGGCCCTGGAAGAGGAGATAGAGaggctgctggaggaaaatGATGATCTCAAGGTTTATACTTAATCACTGGATGATTCTTTGTTAAGAATTataaaatatgaggaaaaaaacagagaaaaatggtATGTATTTTGGCGTTGTTATTAAAAGGTGGGCAATCAATCATTTAGcctgtttattattcttccgaTGAGAAGGCTAAGCTCTATtcggaggggaaaaaatgttattcattaGCTTGTACTGATATTGATTCACCTGGatcattgttttgtctttagaaTGAACTAATCAGATATATTAAATATAGTAGAAGATGTTGGAAAAATTGTTAAATCtgttaaagaaattacaaagaATAAATCACCACGCTGCAAAGAGATAACTGGGAGCTTAAATTGTTTGGCTCTGAAATATTGTCTTTTCACTACAgtgttttgtgtgtatgtgtgtatgtgtgtgtgtgtttgtgttttgtggcgGAAAGCACCACAAAAACGTCatgcataagaaaaaaaaaactaaaccaattAAAGCGGAAGCATATTGGTGCCAAATGTCTGCCAAGACCACATTGGCATGATCCTTGCAGTCATTATcaataacaaaatcagaaaaaacttaaataaacactttaaataagagtTCATATTAAATACATGATACTAATAGTATTATTAATAGTGCTAACAGTCAAGgatcaaaaaagaagaaatcaaagcatagtttcaaattaaagttcatgaatgaaaaagaaagaggtaATTTAAATGGTTAGTTAAAGTAAGCTTTTCAGTGAGAAGCTACAGTGAAATAAGCTTTTCTACTTTAATGACCCCATCTGCTCATCTTTGGTGTGATTCTTGCCAGTGTGAGATCGAGGAGATGAGGACCGAGATGGACGAGATGCGAGACACCTTCTATGAGGAAGACACATGCCAGCTGCAGGAAATGAGGCGTGAGTTAGAGCGGGCCAATAAAAACTGCCGGATCCTGCAGTATCGACTGCGCAAGGCCGAGAGGAAGAGGCTGCGCTACGCCCAGGCGGGAGAGATCGATGAAGAGCTGCTGAGGAGCCTGGAGCAGGACCTGAAGGTAGAAGCCGACAATCAAAACCCATCAATCCTCCTCTGACACTATCGTGCAAAGCGTTTGTCGGAGCTGTTAGTCCTGCTGCTAACACTGTTGCAGGTGGCGAAGGACGTGTCGGTGCGGCTGCACCACGAGttggagaaggtggaggagaaaCGGACAAAGACAGAAGAGGAGAATGAAAAACTGAGACAGAAACTCATAGAGGTGGAGGTGACCAAACAGGCTCTACAGATTGAACTAGACAAAACCAAAGAGGTGAGGTCATGCTTGGTAGCAAAgactaaatgtaatttttatcatgAGGTACCACCAAAATTTTCATGCACTGCATTGACACCTCTGAATTCTAATTTGTTTATAAagtatgtcaaaaaaaaacagatattttagatgtaaaatataacaaaattgtCGGTTTTAGTTGGAATGGGCACATTATACGGTTTTATACGAAAATAGTCATACTCTGAACTTTTTCACCTTCTGTTAAGTCACCAGTACAAGTtatgtggaaagaaaatgagcatttttaacacaatatatattttgaattttagtGTGACGTTGTATTCAGTCTCcttcaatcaaataaaatccagcttCAAATGTCATCTAGTAAAAACAGGCTAAAATCCAGCTGCACAGAATATCAGTGAACATCTCTGTAAGAATTAAATACTGATGCTCTTGTGTTGCTTTCCATCCGAGCTTACTGAGGTTAAACTATCTCACAAAGAAAATTGAGCAAAAAAAACGATGTCTCCACATCTGGAAAGCTGGTAGAGGCATACCTCTAAAGGACTGGCTGATGTAAACGCTTCATAATGTGATTCTAAGgcttttatgacttttatttgagaccatttatttgtaaattactTTGAGTTGGCACTGTACATCTTCGTATGCTGTCGAAACAAAAGCATGAAGGCCTATACTGTCCTTTGTCCTCTCTCTCTTAGTCTCAGAAGCGAAAGGGGATCAAAGACGTCCAGAAGGCTGACAAGAAGCCAACGCAGACTCCGACTGAGGTCAGAAGCTCTCATTAACAGCTGGAATTCTATTCATGTCAAAGTATCTTCATGTCTTGAACCAATCATTTTTCTACAATCAACTATGTCCTTCGCATGTAGACAGAAGTGCTCAAGCAATTGCAGAGACTTAGTGAAAGTTAAAAATCTTCTTGACCCAATCTCTTGGCTGATGGGCTGCGGCTCAAAATCTTCACTTTAATCTTAAGTCTTTGAGTCTTTGCGGATTTTTGCAGagactaattttctttttcgtCTTTCAGGAGGAGAACGACGACCTGAAGTGCCAGTTAGCTTTCATCAAGGAGGAAGCCGTGCTTATGAGGAAGAAGGCGGCCAAGATCGACAAGGAAAAGGACTGTCTGGAGCAAGAGCTTCAGAAGTATCGCTCCTTCTACGGAGAACTGGACAGTACCCATCCCAAAGGGGAGGCCGGGGGTCCGCCCACCACCCGCGAGTCAGAGCTGAAGCTGAGGCTTCGATTGGTGGAGGAGGAGGCCAACATCCTGGGGAGGAAGATAGTAGAGTTGGAGGTAAGACCAGACAATGcagttaaaagatttttttaggGGAAATTTCTGGAATCTTTTCAAGTTGGTCTCCGTCTTTCCAATCAGGTTGAGAACCGAGGTCTGAGGGCTGAGCTGGATGACCTCCGCGGTGAGGGGGAGGGTGCCGGGAGCTCAGGGTGTGAAGCGACGGGTGGGTCGGGCATGGGACGAGGTCTGGGCGACGATCTGACCGAACTCCGACAGCAGCTGCAGTTGGTGGAGGACGAGGCCGAACTCCTGAGGAGAAACCTTGCTGATGCTGAGGAGCAGAACAAGAGGGTGACAGCAGAGCTGAACAAATTGCGCTTCAAGGCCGGGACCCACGAGGGAGGAGCCAGGCATGGTGGAGGGGGTTCAGGAGGTACAACGCCTGATGGAGCCAAATCAGAAAATCTGCAAGAGGAGCTGAAAGCTGCAAGGCTGCAGATCAATGATCTCAGTGGAAAGGTCTGGAATTTTATTATCTATGTTGTATGTACTTATAATAAGATAATaacctttaacattttatattcattaagtcacattacaaccacaaacgttGGTTGTAACGGTGCAGGGTAATGAGATGTTGTGTGATTGGCCAACATGCAAAGTTGAGGGAAACaaaactagaacatttctgaagaaatttaaaagggccctgccaaagtgtgccagTCGGTTGAAACTCAGccttctgatgctaaaaattagcatcaatgctaaagtaagGTACAATGtactcaatagcatgtggagctTCACAAGCATGTTGAGTAACATGGACTTATtccattcagtatgttaaaaatagcgtataagctaaaattagccaaaattcaaatgttagcctaaatgctgccaGTTGCATGTGGtgcatcactagcatgttgtcttacattgaCTTCCTCCATTCCTTCTGCTCTTTCAAAATACTGCTTATCTTATActacttaacaagaattgtgcagttggtgaatttggcaaaaaagtgaaaaaaaaaaatttgtttgtttttctgtgtcattggtaataaatatgttataaaacagacattcaatacaaaagtaaaactcaGATGGCACTTGGCAAAAGTAAAAGCACAGCTCAGGATGTCTTCACCTTCTTTTATACTTTCATCATATGATAACGGTTTAAAGGAATTCCTTGAAATTCTGTCATGACTTTTGGTTTAAGAGCGTCACCACAAGATGATCATTTGCCCCACCTACACACCCTCTGGAAACCTTCTGGAGACAGCTTTtgttaagtgtgtgtgtgtgtgtgggtgtgtgtggttgtgcatgtgtgtgtgtgtgtgtttcctgtcTTGTCCACTCAAGACACTGTAGAGTGGGTTGGGTTGCCATGCAGTGTCAGTGACAGATTTGCTCTACAAACATATCTGGCTGATATTTTCTATAAGatcaaaaccaaacataaatCAGCACTAATTGTTAAGAAAACAACTGAggataattttgtaattttctacataaagttgGATAAAAATGAATCCTAACTGGTTTCATGATCTGtgtaattttgtttgtgaaaagcATAATCAACCACAACAAGTTCCTGTCTCACTGCTCCCCCTCTCTTTTCCTTCAGGTAATGCAGCTTCAATATGAGAACCGTGTGCTCCTCTCCAACATGCAACGCTACGACCTGGCTTCCCATCTCTCCCTGCGCCCCAGCCCACGAGACAGCGACGCAGAAAGCGATGCGGGTGGAGTGGCGAGTGGCCGTCGTGAGAGCGACGAGGACTCCACCTCCTCCCGCTTGCTCCCTCCTCATCGCAAACGGGAGGGCCCCGTGGGCGGGGAGAGCGACTCGGACGAGGTGAGAAACAACAACGGCAGCAGCCGATGCATGACGCCCACGAGGGGCCTCTACACCCCGCCGGGTCCGGAGGGCTCCGCCTCCTCTGCCTTGGCTCGCTTCCTGCCTGGTGGCCGCTGTAACCCTCGCGACAGGCAACAGTTGATTGACATCCGTGTGGAAGCGGAGAGGCTGGTGCGCACCATCGACAGGCTCATTGCCGACACGGCCACCATCATCTCGGAGGCAAGGGTGTACGTTTCAAATGGCGATTTGATGTTTGGGAGGGCAGGAGAGGAGGGCGGAGAGGAAGATGGGAGCATGATCAGGGAACATGAACTACTTTATCGCATTAACGCCCAGATGAAGGCCTTCCGAAAAGAGCTGCAAGCTTTTATTGACAGACTGGAGGTGCCAAGACTTGAGgacagagaggcagaggagcCGCTGTCGGTGAGAGTTAAAATCTTTCAGCTTCATGACGGCACTCAAAAGTCCAAAAGAGAGTActgacttttcttctttttctcaccTGTTATGTTTTCCTCAGATGTTCCAACCAATCATTTTGCTCATCCTTATACTCGTCTTATTCTCATCCCTCTCTTATGCCACTATCTTTAAACTAGTCTTTCTGTTTACTCTATTCTTTGTTCTGTGATGTAAGCCATCCTATGTTCAAATCATCCCTGTTTGTGTTTGCTATATTGGTTTtattccccccaccccctcaaaaaaaaaaaaactcctcatttgttgccatggtaatCTAAAGCACAGAAAAAGTTCAGCACTCACCCTTTCTGCTCTTTAACTGGCTTCAACAACTGGAGTCTCTAATATCATAACAGATCACTATCAGCGTCCCTCACTACAGaaggtgagtgtttgtgtgtgttgtttttattttccaatgaATTCATCCTGGGACATACATGGTTGTCATGGTTACTGCCTGACTGGCACACGCCTTATGGACTGATTgggatttcttctgcttttgttgtttttgttacacTTAAATTTTAATACCTGACAAACATAACCTGCTTTGTAAACACAAAGTCAGTTTCCAATTATATTATTTGGCACCTGTGAACTAACTAGCACCctaaattattagttttaagATGTAATTATCTTTTAAGATGCAGTTAGTTTGCGTACTTTTATTCACTTAGTGTCTGAAGTCCACCTTagaaagctgcattttgttgttACTGAAGATATCTTTGTCTAATTATGGTCTTCCAAAACAAAAGACGTGACCACAGTTTGTCCTTGATGTGATTAACaatctatttttatctttaacatGCTGTGAATGCAaaattctctttcttttccagaaAACTTGTCCTGCCACCCTGCTGTTGTTTCCTGAAGGTAAAGTAATGACAAAGTGTGTTTGTTAGTTCTTTCGCCACGGCAAGTGACAAAGTGTGTTTGTATTAGAGAACAGGTGGGGAGAGGATCCAAGGGCGTTTACACTAAAGGGAAGACTGACAGGTCAAACGTGGGCTGTTTTTGTCAGGTGATGCTAAAGTTTCCAACAGAACTCTGACTTGGTTCTACGGTTGTCAGTGATGGTGTAGTCTTCATAAAAACATGCACAGTATTCATAcgttgacatttttcacatgttgtcaaGACAAGCTCATGACAATATGTGAAgcttaaagaaaattatatatgtatttttgtattttctcaaataaaaatctgaaaattgtgtgCATTTTGTAATTAGCCCCATTTGGTCTCATTTAGTTGATGAGCGTCCATGAAGTCTTTGCACAAATTCTCAATTGGATCCTAGCCATCCTAGCACATATTTGGGTTGATCTAAACCATCACATTGTAGCTTTGGGTGTATTTTTAGAGTCATTGGTCAGAATGGTTTTGTATTAATTGTCCTCCATAAATTTGGCATTTAGGCTTTAGTTGGGGAATAAAGTtgaattttggtctcatctatCAGAACTTCTTAAGGTATTccccttttttcatttaaaggcaCTATGTTAAAGTTGGTGACTGTTAATACAGAACAATCTACGacataaaatccaataaaattatTGGAAAATTCTTGTTGCAATTTGACAAATGTTAaagttgtatatatatatatatatatatatatatatatatatatatatatatatatatatatatatatataggtgtgtaggtgtgtgtgcgtgtgtatgtgtgtgtgtaatttggaatgagaagtcttttttttatctaaaaaaaaaaacatttgatgttttatttttattttcctttatgttcTAAGAACTAATTAAGTCtaagtgcaaaaaaacaacaaatcacatCTGAAGTTTGAAGAATTCAAAGTATGACCTTAAAATATGCCAACCATGCCATGCATCCACCTGACAGGCTCCTTTCCGTGACTGTGTTCAATAAAGATATTATTGACTGTGACACATTATTACTCACTGTGTCACCCACACCCATTTGGCTTCCTTTGGAAAAATGATTTGCAGCACGGTCAGGTCACAAGACGAAATCTGCCCAGGCCTCCTATAAGCAGAGTAGCAACAGAGGAGCCCATTGGCCGAGACAGCAGCGGCAACTGAAATACCTATGTAAACACTTTCCCTCTCTCTGTGTGCACCGGTAATTATAGCCGGGATGCTGGTGACGACAGTCGTCCCAATGAGACTTCGAATGCTggaataaatttgacattatgACATTTGATCCCGAGTCCGATTGGCGCGCACTGGACTGGTGGTATAAAGCCCGGGGACCCCAGCTGGAACAGAAGATGTTTACCCTTTAGCTCAAAGCTTGGGTCTTAACTCTTAGGAAGGGGACCCTTTAAATCGAGTGTGCTGGGCTTTACGTAACAGAGCGGGGCATAAGAGAAGGGCAGCAACACGGAGAGAGGGGACTTTACAGCTCTGCAACGTGGGGAGTGAAAGTGCTGGAGAGACAGGGATCAGAGCGGAGGAAATATTTACTGCAAGACAGGGAGCATTTCTGTGTAGAGTTAAGGTAAGAGCTGCTGGGTTCATTAAGACTAAAAGGCAGGTGTTTTCTCTTCTGGAGATGTTAAACATGTAGTTTATAACTATTATTGTCTGAACttgaaaaaagaggaaagaagcaGGATTTTGAccagttttacacatttttgctaGGTTATAAGCCAtgtacttgatttttttttttaaataaacttccCTGATCAAGGCATAGATTGCCTCTGTCCACAGGACATTGAGTCACCTTACTATGGATAGTTACAGGATTATTAATATCTCCACTCTTACATCACAGGTGGGAGGGAAATGGCTGGTACATTCAGGGACTTTCGACAAGGATGCTTGTCATTCTGAATtatggcaacaacaacaaaaacccttCCCCTTCTAATTTCTTTTATGCTgctaagattaaaaaaaaaaaaaaccttttcagatATTGGtggatttaattaggaagtttaaAGTCGAATATTCTAGAAAATGTATAGGAAGAAATTTGAATGTCTAGCTTTGAAACCCAGGATTGACCTTTAACATCTTGGTCATGTTCCAAGCATCTCGTTGAGTCGTCGGGGTGTTCTGATTCCTGAATGTAGTCAGCGTTGAAGAGGCAGGCTGGAGGTCAAATGCTTGATAAAGAGCCGTCTTGTAACACTTGTCCGCACACGTGCTGCAGTGGCACAGAAGGCAGCAGTGGATTTTGAAGGAGAATGCCAAAACTGTGGGGCTGTGAATATTTGTCCTCTCTGAGTGttgaaacagaataaatagTCAAACTGTTGAAGCAAAGTCTCGATCTTCCTTAAATACTATTGTTAAAAATAGACATGCGACCTAGATTTTTGTGTTATCTTGAGGACAAATCTAAGTTTCCTTCATGCATTTGTCCTTTTTAGTGATTTCAGGTCATCGGTCCCATCAGTTACCTAACTGCCACCCCAGCTGTGACCTCCTAACGGAAGAGAGCAAAGCAGAAGAAGGAGGGGCGGAAGCCACTATTCAACAGAGCCTCAGGGTTATCGAACGGCCTGCGTCATGGCAGCCATCGATCTGGAGCTGGGGCTGGAATGCGGTGGCCGGGGGTGGGGGCAGGAGAGGCCCGACACCGCGGACAACTTTGACTCCGAGATGCAGGAGTGGGAGGATCAGCTGCAGGACATCCAGAGGAAAATAGAAGAGGTAAGAATCGATGGGAAACACGTCTAGTGTCAGAGTGGAAAATCAGTTTACACATAATCCAACTGGGTTCTTGGTAATCTTAATTGGCATGTTgagatttgcttttaaaaaaaatgtgatgcaGACTGACAATATAAAATACTAGTGCCACAGGTAGGTTTTGGCCAATATGAGATTAACCCTGAGTAAAACCAGAACATCATTGTGATagtattttcacaaaaatattctatttatttgtatttattgaccGATTACGACAGTTAAATGATGCTATCTGTAATTTATATTCACTGTTATTTGGATATTGAACATAGTTAAGCAAAAATGTGGAATAAACAAAAGCAAGTAAAAATTTTCAGGAgctttttgaagcaaaaatgtaacttttaggCACATTAATTAATCAAGCAGTGTTACCTTGATAAGAAAAGTAGGTGGCGCTTTTTTGGTTCCAGTGCCATGAGTGTCTGTTTATTTTAGTCCACAAAATGTTActaaacaacaaatgttttttttcttctttgtttgaaaaaaaggaAGTATTCTCCTTTCAaacagctgactggcagtgtgcagcacTAAATGGGGGAGAGGCACCATTGAGACTCATTGCCTCTTTCAGGCAGTGAAAATTCTGACCCCAGCAAAATGTTCTCTGgtatttcattaaaatggccatgctgtaaaatatatatacatatatattatgATGGAAAAAAGATAACTTGCTTTCATAAACGCAGCATTCTTTACACTATTTACATCAACCTTCTCAGTTCCCTGAACTCATCTGcactaaaacagatttaaaattttacaggAAGACAATAAACAAGCGTAGCTTAATATTACCCCTCTGTACTAGAGGTACTTTCTGATTCTCTCCCCAGGGAGCGGTAATTGGTCCAAAGTGTGTGCGCCCTCCATATTAAACAGTTGGCTGCACACAGACTGACTCGACCTCATGACCTCGTTGGAGCAGCAGTACAGACAAATGTTAACAAGCTAATTAAACTGGGTTGTGCTGACAGACCTGTGGGACACATTCAGCCTCTCTGTCACTTATACACATAGCCTGAAAGTGGATCCTGAGGGAGGTATCAAACAGATGCTTCTTCAAAGTGGAAAAGCACATGTTGATTACAAATATAGGTTGGACAGATTTTGCGTAATATCTGCTTGTTATAATTGCGGAAATTAGGTcaaatcaatgtaaaaacagCAGTGAGGGCTTCATGATCTCCTCTTCCTTTGTGTTTTCAAGCTGTACAATGAAGTTCAGGCCCGCAGAGGAGCGAACGACATCACTGGTGACAACCAGAAAAATGGCGACCCATCTGATTGTGAGCTGAGGCAACACAGCAATGTCCTGTTTGCGCCTGGTTCCCACGGCGGGAATCGTGTCAGAGGTCATGATGGGCacggctgcagctgctgccgctCCAACGGGGTTTCAGAGATCGGAGACTTCCTGCAGGATTATCTGGAGAAGGGGAATAAAACGAGCCGGAAGAACAACAGAGCTCGCCACGTGGTGAGTAGATTCCTTGACCCTCGTGCCTCGTTCTGCTGG
The Gambusia affinis linkage group LG22, SWU_Gaff_1.0, whole genome shotgun sequence DNA segment above includes these coding regions:
- the LOC122825163 gene encoding protein SOGA3-like isoform X2, whose protein sequence is MCEIEEMRTEMDEMRDTFYEEDTCQLQEMRRELERANKNCRILQYRLRKAERKRLRYAQAGEIDEELLRSLEQDLKVAKDVSVRLHHELEKVEEKRTKTEEENEKLRQKLIEVEVTKQALQIELDKTKESQKRKGIKDVQKADKKPTQTPTEEENDDLKCQLAFIKEEAVLMRKKAAKIDKEKDCLEQELQKYRSFYGELDSTHPKGEAGGPPTTRESELKLRLRLVEEEANILGRKIVELEVENRGLRAELDDLRGEGEGAGSSGCEATGGSGMGRGLGDDLTELRQQLQLVEDEAELLRRNLADAEEQNKRVTAELNKLRFKAGTHEGGARHGGGGSGGTTPDGAKSENLQEELKAARLQINDLSGKVMQLQYENRVLLSNMQRYDLASHLSLRPSPRDSDAESDAGGVASGRRESDEDSTSSRLLPPHRKREGPVGGESDSDEVRNNNGSSRCMTPTRGLYTPPGPEGSASSALARFLPGGRCNPRDRQQLIDIRVEAERLVRTIDRLIADTATIISEARVYVSNGDLMFGRAGEEGGEEDGSMIREHELLYRINAQMKAFRKELQAFIDRLEVPRLEDREAEEPLSMFQPIILLILILVLFSSLSYATIFKLVFLFTLFFVL
- the LOC122825163 gene encoding protein SOGA3-like isoform X1, yielding MPAAGGAADPSTTLTAGKSSWGRSRAQDGASKGAAKHPNRSRSSLRAERGRDTEAGKTRSADGREGEPERLNRAAVQPVGAEADLTPNRADAARVDSPAPPGCRPATGTPRFKRRPDQQILPNKSSPLRRKEDSKQRETRSGAAAGCGAGLDLDWGREGCFQAEPIHFHPHRRLKRRSVKMQTKTEGAAGVEAAQGEPDPAGETEEASVTQQDQALEEEIERLLEENDDLKCEIEEMRTEMDEMRDTFYEEDTCQLQEMRRELERANKNCRILQYRLRKAERKRLRYAQAGEIDEELLRSLEQDLKVAKDVSVRLHHELEKVEEKRTKTEEENEKLRQKLIEVEVTKQALQIELDKTKESQKRKGIKDVQKADKKPTQTPTEEENDDLKCQLAFIKEEAVLMRKKAAKIDKEKDCLEQELQKYRSFYGELDSTHPKGEAGGPPTTRESELKLRLRLVEEEANILGRKIVELEVENRGLRAELDDLRGEGEGAGSSGCEATGGSGMGRGLGDDLTELRQQLQLVEDEAELLRRNLADAEEQNKRVTAELNKLRFKAGTHEGGARHGGGGSGGTTPDGAKSENLQEELKAARLQINDLSGKVMQLQYENRVLLSNMQRYDLASHLSLRPSPRDSDAESDAGGVASGRRESDEDSTSSRLLPPHRKREGPVGGESDSDEVRNNNGSSRCMTPTRGLYTPPGPEGSASSALARFLPGGRCNPRDRQQLIDIRVEAERLVRTIDRLIADTATIISEARVYVSNGDLMFGRAGEEGGEEDGSMIREHELLYRINAQMKAFRKELQAFIDRLEVPRLEDREAEEPLSMFQPIILLILILVLFSSLSYATIFKLVFLFTLFFVL